TCAGATTTTTTTGATTTACGGAATATTTGACGGTGCGACTTCCAACGCTAGCCGCGATGAAAACTTGCGCCGCATAGTATGTAATCATGACAAACGCATCACGGTATGGAATTTCATAGACGAACCGATCTATTGCGAGAACCGAATCAGAAAACATAAAAAATAAAGCACCGATAATTGCCAACGGAAGGCGAGTTCGGATTGCCGTCCATCCCATCAGAAGAATTATAGATATATAAGCTAGAATCGCGATACCAAGAAAATGCTCGCCAATACGAAATTGCGAACCAGCTATCCAAAAAGCCATCCCAGCACCATATAAAAGAAGAAGAGTTGCTGCCCATTTAGGTATGGCCCCGCGCAGAACTTGGCGGAATGCAAAAATGTAAAATAGGTGAGCAATAAAAAATGTAATAAGACCCGCGAGGAACCAGTAAATAACACCATCCGCAATCATGCTGACGAAAAGGCCTGCGATAATAATTCGTTTATACGTACGGGGAAGGAAGGATCTAGTTCCAATCGCGAATAAAATGATGAGTGCCATAGGAATTAATTTCATGAAAATTTTAAAACCAACCGGTTCGGAAGGAATGAAAAAAATATAAATAATCCCCATTACTGCAATCACGGGAACAAGCAGTGGACGAGTCATTTTGTAACCCCCTTTCATAAATGTAACCTTCAATGAAAGGGAGCGAAAATCCTGCAAAAATAGACAGTTCAGTAAAAACCTTGTAATTCATCTAAAAAAACAGCAATATGTCTTTTATCATCAGCTAGTGGTGAATGCAGCGTTGAAAACGTACGCTTTGGCAATTTGATATCAAAATTTAATGGAACAAGTTCGCCGGAGTCAATCTCTTTTCTCACAGTATGAATAGAAACGGCGGCAATTCCGAGCCCGCAAAGCACTAATTTTTTCACGCCTTCATTGGAGCCAATAATTGTACGCGGGGGTTTAATTTGTCCGATTGAATTCAAAATGTAATTGGTGTACTCCCTTGTCCCGGATCCTTTTTCCCGCATAATCCAGTGCGCTGACTGCAAATCTTTAACATCAAGTTTCGCTGTTTTCCCGAGCGGGTGAGTATGGTTTGCGACTAGAATGAGCTTGTCCTCCATAAATGGTTGTATCAACAGTTCTTTCGCTTCAATACTTCCTTCAATGCAACCAATATCGCAACGCAATTCCCGCACAGCGGCTTCAACATCCTCGGTATTTTCGATGGATACCTCAAATTGAAGGTCTGGATACTTTTGGAATAGACGATGCAAAACATCTGGTAAAATGGACTCGCCAATTGTATAGCTGGCGGCAATACGCAAAATTCCACTCACTTCTTTTTGTTGCCATTGTATTTCTTCTTTCGTTTGTGAAGCCAGTTGGAGCAACTGCTTTGCGCGTTCATACAATAATCGTCCGGCTTCTGTAATATGAAAACTTTTATTGGACCGGACAAGCAATGCTACATTCAATTCATCTTCAAGATTCTTAATGTGAAGACTAACAGTGGGTTGCGAAATGTTTAGCACGCTACCGGCTTTTGTAAAGTTGCGTGAATCAACCACAGCGATAAATGTTTTCAACTCTTCTAAATGCATGACTTAACTCACCCTCCATTTATGCATCAGTATTTATAATTGATTTTATCATAAATATTCATTTTACTGATAAATGCGGTGACATTATAATTGCAGTAAAGGAGGAAACGACATGAAAAAAGAAATCTGGAAAGGAATTGGCTTAACATTTTTCATCGCGATCATTGCGAAGCTCGTCTCTTCATTACCATACTTATCGCTAATAGGTCCTCTAGTCTTAGCGATATTAATAGGAATTCTGTGGAATACATTTCTACCAGTGCAGGCGACTTGGGAGAAAGGAATAACTTTTTCATCGAAAATGTTATTGAGAATCGGAATAATTTTACTTGGAATGCGTCTAAATTTAAGTGATATTGCTGAAGCGGGTTGGCCGGCATTATTATTAGCTGTCTGTAGTGTCATCGTAGGGATAGTAGCCGTCTATGGCGTAGCAAAACTAATCCGCACCGACTACACAGTTGGTTTTTTAACTGCATGCGGAACAGGAATTTGCGGAGCTGCAGCAATAGTGGCAATTTCCTCTCAAATGAAAGCAAAGCCTGAAGAAACTGCTGTTAGTGTTGTGGTTATTGCTGTTTTGGGCACGATTTTCACGGTGGCCTATTCTGTTTTTTATCCAGTATTAGGACTTTCAAGTGAAGCATACGGAATGTTTGCAGGTGGGACTTTGCATGAGATCGCACATGTTGTCGCGGCGGGGGATGTTGGCGGGAAATCAGCATTAGATTTGGCACTTGTCGTGAAATTGACCCGTGTAATGCTTCTTGTATTCGTTGCTAGTGGCGTGGGAATTTGGATGGCTAGAAAAAATCGAGTTGAGAACGAAAAGTTTAACTTCAAAAAGCTGCCGATACCATGGTTTATTTTTGGTTTTCTAGCAACGAGCGCATTATATTCAACGGGCATAATCCCAGAAGTAATTGCTTCTAAGTTAGTCACACTTGCATACGTTTTGATGGCGATGGCAATGGCCGGCTTAGGGTTAAACGTTAAGTTCGATGCTTTCCGCCAAGCGGGAATAAAACCTTTCATTGCGGGGTTAGTTGGTTCGCTTATTCTAGTTGTAACATTATATTTTTATATTCAATAAAAA
This genomic window from Sporosarcina sp. Marseille-Q4063 contains:
- a CDS encoding lysoplasmalogenase codes for the protein MTRPLLVPVIAVMGIIYIFFIPSEPVGFKIFMKLIPMALIILFAIGTRSFLPRTYKRIIIAGLFVSMIADGVIYWFLAGLITFFIAHLFYIFAFRQVLRGAIPKWAATLLLLYGAGMAFWIAGSQFRIGEHFLGIAILAYISIILLMGWTAIRTRLPLAIIGALFFMFSDSVLAIDRFVYEIPYRDAFVMITYYAAQVFIAASVGSRTVKYSVNQKNLIR
- a CDS encoding LysR substrate-binding domain-containing protein, translated to MHLEELKTFIAVVDSRNFTKAGSVLNISQPTVSLHIKNLEDELNVALLVRSNKSFHITEAGRLLYERAKQLLQLASQTKEEIQWQQKEVSGILRIAASYTIGESILPDVLHRLFQKYPDLQFEVSIENTEDVEAAVRELRCDIGCIEGSIEAKELLIQPFMEDKLILVANHTHPLGKTAKLDVKDLQSAHWIMREKGSGTREYTNYILNSIGQIKPPRTIIGSNEGVKKLVLCGLGIAAVSIHTVRKEIDSGELVPLNFDIKLPKRTFSTLHSPLADDKRHIAVFLDELQGFY
- a CDS encoding YeiH family protein gives rise to the protein MKKEIWKGIGLTFFIAIIAKLVSSLPYLSLIGPLVLAILIGILWNTFLPVQATWEKGITFSSKMLLRIGIILLGMRLNLSDIAEAGWPALLLAVCSVIVGIVAVYGVAKLIRTDYTVGFLTACGTGICGAAAIVAISSQMKAKPEETAVSVVVIAVLGTIFTVAYSVFYPVLGLSSEAYGMFAGGTLHEIAHVVAAGDVGGKSALDLALVVKLTRVMLLVFVASGVGIWMARKNRVENEKFNFKKLPIPWFIFGFLATSALYSTGIIPEVIASKLVTLAYVLMAMAMAGLGLNVKFDAFRQAGIKPFIAGLVGSLILVVTLYFYIQ